One Dermatophagoides farinae isolate YC_2012a chromosome 1, ASM2471394v1, whole genome shotgun sequence genomic region harbors:
- the LOC124493078 gene encoding uncharacterized protein LOC124493078 isoform X2, translating into MSKNDNNNYKNQHHNNSDDHRGHNNLMTNVIEVVRNINNNNNTVPNNHHHSHQSMIMKSSSMNKSETSSLNHGLFVNSNNNNNNNYNSTSTSLTMAQVVSTNPTTKTSSSTLCGNTSNINVNTTTTTTTTTSNNKKHNIGFRLRRLFFGTNLPNGPATTISSKSKISKDSGSGGGNDSNENKNFIRHNPSLHSNSSESSYEHRAIDSRRKRNTLTPKKTDNWPFHSISNNNTSHSMKQQNSYECPICLLEQPLFQFPELKTCQHRACFNCLRQYLRIEIYESRINITCLQCQELMHPNDIKTLLHNDNVTIEKYESFMVRRTLITDPDARWCPAPDCDYCVIATGCASCPMLKCEKPGCETLFCYHCKQEWHPSQTCDQARAQRGLINSKSVFISSPNPTKSNVTFTSRGNDLFSQAHASTSMDSFVPREDIKPCPCCKVLIIKMNDGSCNHMTCSVCGTEFCWLCMQKISDLHYLSPSGCTFWGKKPWSRKKKIMWQLGMLVGAPVGIALIAGIAVPAIIIGIPVWVGRKLYSRFERNHMSRHKSNFFVTTGVLASIFVSPILAAVAVGIGVPLLLAYVYGVVPISLCRSGGCGVSTSSSGVRIELDEDEIPAPDGVSVDTALSGRAVTNPSIGEVSLGMSASLSIGSSSHLDRVVLDIQPDRESSSIVACAGSITSNYINNNNNVTNNNQQNHGNNIIGGQMKLETLADINSNNSLSSQNVDSSSVTLSFGDRSVNTNASLIDEASSLKAHAGSLLEAPTNILSISNNGTQLSLSPVEVHVINDSLENDKSFTTTKKHQPNLLTKTSAAPETTTTTIQNVQVPVNLILNKFESRSLEYLSNNYCNICHKSHKPCCPNFQHPNNKSIKLDLNKKLQQQKPITFVVGETSKNDCSSSIVGNNDGDGDGDNLAKHLKPIKIDDNERLKKSIGKNTDINHVDEKNSTEQQNVNIQLDNNSVSSYSYHHHYNHQNRGPTPTLTKKAMSQIFYPSNFNQYNNNNNNNNNNNNNNNNNNHHDNNEKISKSNLSHSKKFYSIQ; encoded by the exons atgtcaaaaaacgataacaataattataaaaatcaaCACCATAATAATAGCGATGATCATCGTGGCCATAACAATCTAATGACTAATGTAATTGAAGTGGTGcgaaatattaataataataataatactgttccaaataatcatcatcattcacatcaatcaatgattatgaaatcatcatcgatgaataaAAGCGAAActtcatcattaaatcatGGCCTATTTGTTAatagtaacaacaacaataataataattacaataGTACTTCAACATCATTAACAATGGCACAAGTTGTTTCTAcaaatccaacaacaaaaacatcatcatcaacgttaTGTGGAAATACATCTAATATCAATGtgaatacaacaacaacgacaacaacaacaacaagtaataataaaaaacataataTTGGATTTCGTCTTCGGCGATTattttttggaacaaattTACCGAATGgaccagcaacaacaatttcatcgaaatcgaaaatttcGAAAGATTCAGGTAGTGGCGGTGGTAATGATTCTAATGAAAATAAG aattttattcGACACAATCCTTCGTTACATTCGAATTCAAGCGAATCATCTTATGAACATCGTGCCATTGATTCACGACGTAAAAGGAATACATTGACACCGAAAAAAACGGATAATTggccatttcattcaatcagcaacaacaacactagTCATTCGATGAAACAGCAAAATTCATATGAATGTCCAATATGTCTGTTAGAGCAAccattatttcaatttcccGAGCTTAAAACATGCCAACATCGAGcttgtttcaattgtttaCGACAATATTTACGAATAGAAATTTATGAATCTCGTATCAACATCACTTGTTTACAATGTCAAGAATTGATGCATCCAAATGACATCAAAACACTTttacataatgataatgttactattgaaaaatatgaatcattCATGGTTCGAAGAACATTAATAACCGATCCTGATGCAAGATGGTGTCCAGCTCCTGATTGTGACTATTGTGTAATAGCAACTGGTTGTGCCAGCTGTCCAATgttaaaatgtgaaaaaccTGGATGTGAAACATTGTTCTGTTATCATTGTAAACAGGAATGGCACCCAAGTCAGACTTGTGATCAAGCACGTGCTCAACGAGGTCTCATCAATAGTAAATCAGTATTCATTAGTTCTCCGAATCCAACTAAATCAAATGTTACGTTCACATCACGTGGTAATGATTTGTTTAGTCAGGCTCATGCTTCTACATCGATGGATTCGTTTGTACCCAGAGAAGACATTAAACCTTGTCCATGTTGTAAAgtactcatcatcaaaatgaatgatggttCCTGTAATCATATGACATGTAGTGTTTGTGGTACGGAATTCTGTTGGCTTTGTATGCAAAAAATATCCGATTTACATTATCTTTCACCATCGGGCTGTACGTTTTGGGGCAAAAAACCATGGAGccgaaagaagaaaattatgTGGCAGCTTGGCATGTTGGTTGGAGCACCCGTTGGCATCGCATTGATTGCTGGTATAGCTGTTCCGGCCATCATTATCGGAATACCTGTATGGGTTGGTCGTAAATTGTATTCTCGTTTTGAACGAAACCACATGTCTCGTCATAAAAGTAATTTCTTTGTCACCACTGGCGTATTGGCTTCAATATTTGTTTCACCGATATTGGCCGCTGTTGCCGTTGGAATCGGTGTACCATTATTGTTAGCATATGTTTATGGTGTTGTTCCGATTTCTCTTTGCCGTTCAGGTGGCTGTGGTGTTTCTACCTCTTCTTCAGGTGTTCGTATAGAacttgatgaagatgaaattcCTGCTCCAg ATGGTGTTAGCGTAGATACAGCACTTAGTGGCCGAGCAGTTACAAATCCAAGCATTGGTGAAGTTTCATTAGGAATGTCGGCAAGTTTAAGTATTGGTTCAAGTAGTCATTTAGATCGAGTTGTACTTGATATTCAACCGGATCGTGAAAGTTCATCGATTGTAGCCTGTGCTGGCAGTATAACAAGCAATTAtattaataacaataataatgttaccAACAATAACCAGCAAAATCATGGTAATAATATCATTGGTGGACAAATGAAATTAGAAACATTGGCCGATATCAATTCCAATAACAGTTTAAGTAGCCAGAATGTTGATTCATCGTCGGTAACATTAAGTTTTGGTGATCGATCTGTCAATACGAAtgcatcattgattgatgaggCTAGTAGTTTAAAAGCACATGCAGGATCATTACTTGAAGCTCCTACTAATATTCTATCCATTTCAAATAATGGAacacaattatcattatctcCAGTTGAAGTTCATGTTATAAATGATAGTTTGGAAAATGACAAAAGTTTCACAACAACCAAGAAACATCAACCGAATCTGTTGACAAAAACATCAGCAGCAcctgaaacaacaacaacaacaattcaaaatGTACAAGTACCAGTGAATCTTATTCTCAACAAATTTGAATCACGTTCATTGGAATATTTATCGAACAATTATTGCAATATTTGCCATAAATCGCACAAGCCATGCTGTCCAAATTTTCAACATCCaaacaataaatcaatcaaacttgatttgaataaaaaattacagCAACAGAAACCTATCACATTTGTTGTGGGTgaaacatcaaaaaatgattgctcatcatcgattgttggtaataatgatggtgatggtgatggtgataatctggccaaacatttgaaaccaatcaaaatcgatgataatgaacgattgaaaaaatctattggaaaaaatactGATATAaatcatgttgatgaaaaaaattcaactgaACAGCAGAATGTGAATATTCAATTGGACAATAACAgtgtatcatcatattcttatcatcatcattataatcatcaaaatcgtgGCCCAACACCAACATTGACGAAAAAAGCAATGAGCCAAATATTTTATCcatcaaattttaatcaatacaataataataataataataataacaacaacaacaacaataataataataataatcatcatgacaataatgaaaaaatttccaaatcaaatttatcacattcaaaaaaattttacagcATACAATAA
- the LOC124493078 gene encoding uncharacterized protein LOC124493078 isoform X1: protein MSKNDNNNYKNQHHNNSDDHRGHNNLMTNVIEVVRNINNNNNTVPNNHHHSHQSMIMKSSSMNKSETSSLNHGLFVNSNNNNNNNYNSTSTSLTMAQVVSTNPTTKTSSSTLCGNTSNINVNTTTTTTTTTSNNKKHNIGFRLRRLFFGTNLPNGPATTISSKSKISKDSGSGGGNDSNENKNFIRHNPSLHSNSSESSYEHRAIDSRRKRNTLTPKKTDNWPFHSISNNNTSHSMKQQNSYECPICLLEQPLFQFPELKTCQHRACFNCLRQYLRIEIYESRINITCLQCQELMHPNDIKTLLHNDNVTIEKYESFMVRRTLITDPDARWCPAPDCDYCVIATGCASCPMLKCEKPGCETLFCYHCKQEWHPSQTCDQARAQRGLINSKSVFISSPNPTKSNVTFTSRGNDLFSQAHASTSMDSFVPREDIKPCPCCKVLIIKMNDGSCNHMTCSVCGTEFCWLCMQKISDLHYLSPSGCTFWGKKPWSRKKKIMWQLGMLVGAPVGIALIAGIAVPAIIIGIPVWVGRKLYSRFERNHMSRHKSNFFVTTGVLASIFVSPILAAVAVGIGVPLLLAYVYGVVPISLCRSGGCGVSTSSSGVRIELDEDEIPAPADGVSVDTALSGRAVTNPSIGEVSLGMSASLSIGSSSHLDRVVLDIQPDRESSSIVACAGSITSNYINNNNNVTNNNQQNHGNNIIGGQMKLETLADINSNNSLSSQNVDSSSVTLSFGDRSVNTNASLIDEASSLKAHAGSLLEAPTNILSISNNGTQLSLSPVEVHVINDSLENDKSFTTTKKHQPNLLTKTSAAPETTTTTIQNVQVPVNLILNKFESRSLEYLSNNYCNICHKSHKPCCPNFQHPNNKSIKLDLNKKLQQQKPITFVVGETSKNDCSSSIVGNNDGDGDGDNLAKHLKPIKIDDNERLKKSIGKNTDINHVDEKNSTEQQNVNIQLDNNSVSSYSYHHHYNHQNRGPTPTLTKKAMSQIFYPSNFNQYNNNNNNNNNNNNNNNNNNHHDNNEKISKSNLSHSKKFYSIQ from the exons atgtcaaaaaacgataacaataattataaaaatcaaCACCATAATAATAGCGATGATCATCGTGGCCATAACAATCTAATGACTAATGTAATTGAAGTGGTGcgaaatattaataataataataatactgttccaaataatcatcatcattcacatcaatcaatgattatgaaatcatcatcgatgaataaAAGCGAAActtcatcattaaatcatGGCCTATTTGTTAatagtaacaacaacaataataataattacaataGTACTTCAACATCATTAACAATGGCACAAGTTGTTTCTAcaaatccaacaacaaaaacatcatcatcaacgttaTGTGGAAATACATCTAATATCAATGtgaatacaacaacaacgacaacaacaacaacaagtaataataaaaaacataataTTGGATTTCGTCTTCGGCGATTattttttggaacaaattTACCGAATGgaccagcaacaacaatttcatcgaaatcgaaaatttcGAAAGATTCAGGTAGTGGCGGTGGTAATGATTCTAATGAAAATAAG aattttattcGACACAATCCTTCGTTACATTCGAATTCAAGCGAATCATCTTATGAACATCGTGCCATTGATTCACGACGTAAAAGGAATACATTGACACCGAAAAAAACGGATAATTggccatttcattcaatcagcaacaacaacactagTCATTCGATGAAACAGCAAAATTCATATGAATGTCCAATATGTCTGTTAGAGCAAccattatttcaatttcccGAGCTTAAAACATGCCAACATCGAGcttgtttcaattgtttaCGACAATATTTACGAATAGAAATTTATGAATCTCGTATCAACATCACTTGTTTACAATGTCAAGAATTGATGCATCCAAATGACATCAAAACACTTttacataatgataatgttactattgaaaaatatgaatcattCATGGTTCGAAGAACATTAATAACCGATCCTGATGCAAGATGGTGTCCAGCTCCTGATTGTGACTATTGTGTAATAGCAACTGGTTGTGCCAGCTGTCCAATgttaaaatgtgaaaaaccTGGATGTGAAACATTGTTCTGTTATCATTGTAAACAGGAATGGCACCCAAGTCAGACTTGTGATCAAGCACGTGCTCAACGAGGTCTCATCAATAGTAAATCAGTATTCATTAGTTCTCCGAATCCAACTAAATCAAATGTTACGTTCACATCACGTGGTAATGATTTGTTTAGTCAGGCTCATGCTTCTACATCGATGGATTCGTTTGTACCCAGAGAAGACATTAAACCTTGTCCATGTTGTAAAgtactcatcatcaaaatgaatgatggttCCTGTAATCATATGACATGTAGTGTTTGTGGTACGGAATTCTGTTGGCTTTGTATGCAAAAAATATCCGATTTACATTATCTTTCACCATCGGGCTGTACGTTTTGGGGCAAAAAACCATGGAGccgaaagaagaaaattatgTGGCAGCTTGGCATGTTGGTTGGAGCACCCGTTGGCATCGCATTGATTGCTGGTATAGCTGTTCCGGCCATCATTATCGGAATACCTGTATGGGTTGGTCGTAAATTGTATTCTCGTTTTGAACGAAACCACATGTCTCGTCATAAAAGTAATTTCTTTGTCACCACTGGCGTATTGGCTTCAATATTTGTTTCACCGATATTGGCCGCTGTTGCCGTTGGAATCGGTGTACCATTATTGTTAGCATATGTTTATGGTGTTGTTCCGATTTCTCTTTGCCGTTCAGGTGGCTGTGGTGTTTCTACCTCTTCTTCAGGTGTTCGTATAGAacttgatgaagatgaaattcCTGCTCCAg CAGATGGTGTTAGCGTAGATACAGCACTTAGTGGCCGAGCAGTTACAAATCCAAGCATTGGTGAAGTTTCATTAGGAATGTCGGCAAGTTTAAGTATTGGTTCAAGTAGTCATTTAGATCGAGTTGTACTTGATATTCAACCGGATCGTGAAAGTTCATCGATTGTAGCCTGTGCTGGCAGTATAACAAGCAATTAtattaataacaataataatgttaccAACAATAACCAGCAAAATCATGGTAATAATATCATTGGTGGACAAATGAAATTAGAAACATTGGCCGATATCAATTCCAATAACAGTTTAAGTAGCCAGAATGTTGATTCATCGTCGGTAACATTAAGTTTTGGTGATCGATCTGTCAATACGAAtgcatcattgattgatgaggCTAGTAGTTTAAAAGCACATGCAGGATCATTACTTGAAGCTCCTACTAATATTCTATCCATTTCAAATAATGGAacacaattatcattatctcCAGTTGAAGTTCATGTTATAAATGATAGTTTGGAAAATGACAAAAGTTTCACAACAACCAAGAAACATCAACCGAATCTGTTGACAAAAACATCAGCAGCAcctgaaacaacaacaacaacaattcaaaatGTACAAGTACCAGTGAATCTTATTCTCAACAAATTTGAATCACGTTCATTGGAATATTTATCGAACAATTATTGCAATATTTGCCATAAATCGCACAAGCCATGCTGTCCAAATTTTCAACATCCaaacaataaatcaatcaaacttgatttgaataaaaaattacagCAACAGAAACCTATCACATTTGTTGTGGGTgaaacatcaaaaaatgattgctcatcatcgattgttggtaataatgatggtgatggtgatggtgataatctggccaaacatttgaaaccaatcaaaatcgatgataatgaacgattgaaaaaatctattggaaaaaatactGATATAaatcatgttgatgaaaaaaattcaactgaACAGCAGAATGTGAATATTCAATTGGACAATAACAgtgtatcatcatattcttatcatcatcattataatcatcaaaatcgtgGCCCAACACCAACATTGACGAAAAAAGCAATGAGCCAAATATTTTATCcatcaaattttaatcaatacaataataataataataataataacaacaacaacaacaataataataataataatcatcatgacaataatgaaaaaatttccaaatcaaatttatcacattcaaaaaaattttacagcATACAATAA